One window of Streptomyces sp. SUK 48 genomic DNA carries:
- a CDS encoding STAS domain-containing protein has protein sequence MTVISSDAAIITVRGELDADTGLALQHQLAGQVVHGRRHLVLDLADVPFMDSSGLRVIIRTVNDMRNVDGSVSLAAPTPVVRRVLDLTGMGMSCQIFDTADAACEALLGRMSAVSDRPVRATADR, from the coding sequence GTGACCGTGATCAGCTCCGACGCCGCGATCATCACTGTCCGCGGAGAGCTCGACGCCGACACCGGTCTCGCGCTTCAGCACCAGTTGGCCGGTCAGGTGGTGCACGGACGACGTCACCTGGTGCTGGACCTGGCGGACGTGCCGTTCATGGACTCCTCGGGACTGCGTGTCATCATACGGACCGTCAACGACATGCGGAATGTCGACGGATCCGTGTCCCTGGCCGCGCCCACCCCAGTAGTACGCCGTGTGCTCGACCTGACCGGGATGGGCATGAGCTGCCAGATATTCGACACCGCGGACGCGGCCTGTGAAGCCCTCCTCGGCCGGATGAGCGCGGTCTCGGATCGCCCGGTGCGTGCCACGGCGGATCGCTGA
- a CDS encoding TNT domain-containing protein translates to MRVSRRIAGSAVLSLLLVGVSPAAAHAAPAQSGNGLACPTDHRDTAKNTAPYPQLEAYHGNDWRLGPKAIPQTGSIGRMLRGYRPEGPTSRYWFLGCYWQTNPQKDPAQQIGGWWYPDNNGFVLRDGRPVERPLTLRKGQLVDLFGRGDSGQYLAPKGTPYAQRAIPPSNLDEYNSADPAYNYHLYEVTAAFTVEAGRARPWFNQPGLGTQYFTSTAVGDLKAQGKLKEITRT, encoded by the coding sequence ATGCGCGTATCGCGCAGAATCGCAGGGAGCGCCGTACTGTCGCTCCTGCTGGTGGGCGTCTCGCCGGCCGCCGCCCACGCCGCGCCGGCCCAGAGCGGGAACGGCCTCGCCTGCCCCACCGACCACCGGGACACCGCCAAGAACACCGCGCCGTACCCGCAGTTGGAGGCGTACCACGGCAATGACTGGCGGCTCGGGCCCAAGGCAATCCCCCAGACCGGCTCCATCGGGAGGATGCTACGGGGCTACCGCCCGGAGGGTCCCACCTCACGCTACTGGTTCCTCGGGTGCTACTGGCAGACGAACCCGCAGAAGGACCCCGCACAGCAGATCGGCGGCTGGTGGTACCCGGACAACAACGGGTTCGTGCTGCGCGACGGCCGCCCCGTGGAACGGCCCCTGACGCTCCGGAAGGGACAACTGGTCGACCTGTTCGGCAGGGGGGACTCGGGCCAGTACCTCGCGCCGAAGGGCACGCCCTACGCCCAGCGCGCGATCCCGCCGAGCAACCTCGACGAGTACAACAGTGCCGATCCCGCGTACAACTACCACCTCTACGAGGTCACTGCGGCGTTCACGGTCGAGGCGGGCAGGGCCAGGCCCTGGTTCAACCAGCCCGGACTCGGGACCCAGTACTTCACGAGCACCGCGGTCGGCGACCTGAAGGCCCAGGGGAAGCTGAAGGAGATCACCCGGACATGA
- a CDS encoding GntR family transcriptional regulator gives MTSPVLRKADRRGLAAEAADRIRDAILSGAFAPGSPLREVDLATDLGVSRGSVREGLGLLEREGLVRTAWHRGTRVLDIAPVDIEEVYSLRAALDRLASLTAHRGAGERQLADLDRLVTDMEAALDRGADGADLVGLDMAFHDAVYTAAGNTRLTTAWHAIRSQVHLFQLRRVELALDHYRERVVAEHRQLAELIRDGDPARLAQAAESHVHSARRGLLTDLPLPETEL, from the coding sequence ATGACTTCCCCGGTTCTTCGCAAGGCCGACCGTCGCGGGCTCGCCGCCGAAGCGGCGGACCGCATCCGCGACGCCATCCTCTCCGGCGCGTTCGCACCGGGCTCACCGCTGCGGGAGGTCGATCTCGCCACCGATCTCGGGGTCAGTCGCGGGTCGGTGCGCGAAGGGCTCGGATTGCTGGAACGCGAAGGACTCGTCCGTACGGCGTGGCACCGCGGAACCCGGGTCCTCGACATCGCCCCGGTCGACATCGAGGAGGTCTACTCGCTGCGTGCCGCCCTGGACCGGCTTGCCTCCCTCACCGCTCACCGCGGCGCGGGCGAGCGGCAGCTTGCCGACCTGGACCGGCTCGTGACCGACATGGAGGCAGCCCTCGACCGGGGTGCCGACGGCGCCGACCTCGTGGGCCTGGACATGGCGTTCCACGATGCCGTGTACACCGCTGCGGGCAACACCCGCCTGACCACCGCGTGGCACGCCATCCGTTCCCAGGTCCACCTCTTCCAACTGCGGCGCGTCGAGCTCGCCTTGGACCATTACCGCGAGCGGGTCGTGGCGGAACACCGGCAGCTCGCCGAACTCATCCGCGACGGCGATCCGGCGAGGCTCGCACAGGCCGCCGAGAGCCATGTGCACAGCGCTCGCCGCGGGCTGCTGACCGATCTGCCCCTGCCCGAAACGGAGTTGTAG
- a CDS encoding DUF6286 domain-containing protein, translated as MTAPARRGTTVVTGKAVRKIAERAAGEALSGRPVGSAGGSATVRGRRATVAVRVALPYPVPLSDTTRRVQEHVVDRTRALTGLDVGSSEVSVTRLVLPTAQRSAIAEDGTAEGVPAAEAPRSPRRWWSQRRAPMAVLTLAAAAVCAAITADVIRVHATHHRAAEWRMRLVEWLAGHAPGDAPVVLVGFVVALSGVWMTVLALTPGRRQQMPLTVTTRGWSAAVDRYALATLVRDTVGDVPGIAAATVRVRRRRVKVRAHLAFGDREAAREQVVVTARQALAGCGLSRTPRLKVTVTLEPTWQPSGLDRADIPPRTPATGEPGLVAAEGVR; from the coding sequence ATGACCGCTCCGGCCCGGCGGGGCACCACCGTCGTCACGGGCAAGGCGGTCCGCAAGATCGCCGAACGGGCGGCCGGTGAGGCCCTGTCCGGACGACCGGTCGGCTCCGCCGGCGGATCGGCGACCGTCCGGGGCCGCCGAGCGACCGTCGCGGTGCGTGTCGCCCTGCCGTATCCGGTGCCGCTGTCCGACACCACCCGTCGTGTCCAGGAACACGTGGTCGACCGCACCCGCGCCCTGACCGGGCTGGATGTCGGCTCGTCAGAGGTGAGTGTCACCCGCCTGGTCCTGCCGACCGCTCAGCGGTCCGCGATCGCCGAGGACGGCACCGCCGAGGGGGTTCCGGCGGCAGAAGCCCCTCGCTCGCCCCGGCGCTGGTGGTCGCAGCGGCGAGCCCCGATGGCCGTCCTGACGCTCGCCGCCGCCGCGGTCTGCGCCGCCATCACCGCCGATGTCATCCGCGTCCACGCCACCCACCATCGTGCGGCCGAGTGGCGGATGCGCCTGGTGGAGTGGCTGGCCGGACACGCACCGGGGGACGCGCCCGTCGTCCTCGTCGGCTTTGTCGTGGCCCTGTCCGGAGTGTGGATGACCGTACTCGCGCTCACGCCCGGACGACGTCAGCAGATGCCCCTGACCGTGACCACGCGCGGCTGGAGCGCCGCGGTCGACCGCTACGCCCTCGCCACCCTGGTACGCGACACCGTCGGGGACGTGCCCGGCATCGCGGCGGCGACCGTACGCGTGCGACGACGCCGCGTGAAGGTGCGGGCCCACCTCGCCTTCGGCGACCGTGAGGCCGCCCGTGAGCAGGTGGTGGTGACCGCTCGGCAGGCGCTGGCCGGCTGCGGGCTGAGCCGTACCCCCCGCTTGAAGGTCACCGTCACTCTCGAACCCACGTGGCAGCCCTCCGGCCTCGACAGGGCGGATATCCCGCCGCGGACCCCGGCCACCGGAGAGCCCGGTCTCGTCGCCGCGGAAGGTGTCCGATGA
- a CDS encoding maleylpyruvate isomerase family mycothiol-dependent enzyme, giving the protein MTKTNQARHPLPYDTYREAIERETRRFADAVREADPARAVPSCPDWTLADLTRHVGALQRWFCTLLSQRVQEAPRSRGVELGLPEDARDYADWLAAGVPEVAAVLRDTDPAAAMWTWGADPHARFWARRMLFETLVHRVDAERSVGRDSGVDPVLAADGVDEFLVNLPYAGLFAPGVAELRGDGEILAFGCTDAGGAVGEEWRVRLEPDGFRLVSDGGSSPRADSAAVRGPAADLLLLLYGRRSRREPVFDVSGDTALLDHWFAHSAF; this is encoded by the coding sequence ATGACGAAGACGAACCAGGCGAGGCACCCCCTGCCGTACGACACCTACCGGGAGGCGATCGAGCGCGAGACCCGCCGGTTCGCCGATGCGGTGCGCGAGGCCGACCCGGCCCGTGCCGTGCCGTCCTGCCCCGACTGGACGCTCGCCGATCTCACCCGGCACGTCGGAGCGCTACAGCGCTGGTTCTGCACCCTGCTGTCGCAGCGGGTACAGGAGGCTCCCCGCAGCCGAGGCGTCGAGCTGGGGCTGCCCGAGGACGCACGGGACTACGCCGACTGGCTGGCGGCGGGCGTGCCCGAGGTGGCGGCGGTGCTGCGCGACACCGATCCCGCCGCGGCGATGTGGACCTGGGGCGCCGATCCGCACGCGCGCTTCTGGGCCCGGCGGATGCTGTTCGAGACGCTGGTGCACCGGGTGGACGCGGAGCGCTCCGTCGGCCGCGACTCCGGTGTCGATCCCGTACTGGCGGCGGACGGCGTCGACGAGTTCCTGGTCAACCTGCCGTACGCGGGGCTCTTCGCCCCCGGCGTTGCCGAGTTGCGCGGCGACGGTGAGATCCTCGCGTTCGGGTGCACGGACGCCGGTGGCGCGGTCGGCGAGGAATGGCGGGTGCGGCTCGAACCGGACGGTTTCCGCCTGGTGTCCGACGGCGGGAGCAGCCCCCGGGCGGACTCCGCAGCGGTCCGGGGACCGGCCGCGGACCTTCTGCTGCTGCTGTACGGCCGCCGGTCCCGTCGCGAGCCGGTCTTCGACGTGTCGGGCGACACGGCGCTCCTGGACCACTGGTTCGCGCACTCGGCGTTCTGA
- a CDS encoding RNA polymerase sigma factor encodes MEVNDVGATAAVGAVSDRELWARAVNGDRDAFGRIFDRHAKTVYNHLFRRTADWSEAEDLTSAVFLHAWRRRSEVALDRDSALPWLLGIAEHLLANTRRRLRRAEALLRRLVSHDESVGDHADRVAGEVDDARRMSRLHRALARLPRHEREVVELCMWSGLDQQAAATALGVAVGTVKSRLHRARRRLGADLADRPGATSSSSKNPVTVEEVAR; translated from the coding sequence ATGGAAGTGAACGACGTCGGTGCCACCGCAGCTGTCGGAGCCGTATCCGACCGGGAGTTGTGGGCGCGAGCGGTCAACGGCGATCGGGATGCGTTCGGCCGGATCTTCGACCGTCATGCGAAGACGGTCTACAACCACCTGTTCCGGCGGACGGCCGACTGGTCGGAGGCCGAGGATCTCACCTCGGCGGTTTTCCTTCATGCCTGGCGACGGCGGTCGGAGGTCGCGCTGGACCGCGATTCGGCCCTGCCGTGGCTGCTGGGCATCGCGGAGCACCTGCTGGCGAACACCAGGCGGCGGCTGCGACGGGCCGAGGCGTTGCTGCGGCGGCTCGTCTCCCATGACGAGTCGGTGGGTGACCACGCGGACCGTGTCGCCGGCGAGGTCGACGACGCGCGCCGGATGTCGCGGCTCCACCGGGCGCTGGCCCGGCTCCCGCGCCACGAACGCGAGGTGGTCGAGCTGTGCATGTGGTCGGGTCTGGATCAGCAGGCGGCCGCGACGGCGCTGGGAGTGGCGGTGGGAACCGTGAAGTCCCGACTGCACCGAGCACGACGCAGGCTGGGGGCCGATCTCGCCGACAGGCCGGGTGCGACGTCGTCCAGTTCGAAGAATCCCGTCACCGTGGAGGAGGTCGCGCGATGA
- a CDS encoding DUF3140 domain-containing protein, producing MDGDACEEIGHACSELVNMAPAELEKWLASDQSRGAGQHKGVLDRAARAAAPSASAAPR from the coding sequence GTGGACGGCGACGCGTGCGAGGAGATCGGTCATGCCTGCAGCGAGCTGGTGAACATGGCACCTGCCGAGTTGGAGAAGTGGCTCGCTTCCGACCAGTCACGCGGTGCCGGGCAGCACAAGGGCGTGCTCGACCGGGCCGCGCGAGCCGCGGCGCCTTCGGCTTCCGCCGCACCTCGGTGA
- a CDS encoding YihY/virulence factor BrkB family protein translates to MFARPGRVWWPALRRTPVSMWNDDITDYAAALTYYAILALLPTLLVAVLAFGLISPGTAKEFITQVTAYAPGQSGAALHGVLESMLTRHSAVWTLLATGAASALWSSCSYLAVFRRALHRMHRTPDRRSPWRRAHRIVLTALVLLSLLVVSGLVLLLSGPVAAALGRLLHLDSTAALIWSIARWPVLLCLVAVLVVVVFHTGPSQGRRRRQSLPGGVLAATLWLIVSAGFTLYTALLGTYSRLYGSLAGTVVFLIWLWLSNLALLTGAQFTAELGRARADGR, encoded by the coding sequence ATGTTCGCCAGGCCCGGCCGCGTCTGGTGGCCCGCCCTGCGCCGCACGCCGGTCTCGATGTGGAACGACGACATCACCGACTACGCGGCCGCACTGACCTACTACGCGATCCTCGCCCTGCTGCCCACACTGCTGGTCGCCGTCCTCGCCTTCGGGCTCATCAGCCCCGGCACCGCGAAGGAGTTCATCACCCAGGTCACCGCCTACGCCCCGGGGCAGTCCGGCGCCGCGCTCCACGGCGTGCTCGAGAGCATGCTCACGCGGCACTCGGCCGTCTGGACCCTGCTCGCCACCGGAGCCGCGAGCGCGCTGTGGTCGTCGTGCAGCTACCTCGCCGTCTTCCGCCGTGCCCTGCACCGCATGCACCGCACCCCCGACCGCCGCTCGCCCTGGCGCCGAGCCCACCGGATCGTGCTCACCGCGCTGGTCCTGCTCTCCCTGCTCGTCGTCAGCGGCCTTGTCCTGCTGCTGTCCGGTCCGGTCGCCGCGGCGCTCGGCCGCCTGCTGCACCTGGACTCCACCGCCGCCCTCATCTGGAGCATCGCCCGCTGGCCGGTGCTCCTGTGCCTCGTCGCCGTACTGGTCGTGGTCGTCTTCCACACCGGTCCCAGCCAGGGGCGCAGGCGCCGCCAGAGCCTGCCCGGCGGTGTCCTGGCCGCCACCCTGTGGCTGATCGTCTCCGCCGGCTTCACCCTGTACACCGCGCTCCTCGGTACCTACAGCCGTCTCTACGGATCCCTCGCCGGCACGGTGGTCTTCCTGATCTGGCTGTGGTTGTCCAACCTCGCCCTGCTGACCGGCGCACAATTCACCGCCGAGCTGGGAAGGGCCCGCGCCGACGGCCGGTGA
- a CDS encoding spore photoproduct lyase family protein has protein sequence MTPPSAAPDDRGDALFGLESLVAPGSPSAPRAADGAFRTSDAARRLLPVRQIYAEPAAAASPRGRQILDRFPQARVIEVDSHWGIPGLHGNEGNVRRWIRVKGETLILGVKKSLTTRPNGRSADWIAPSPSNGCALACSYCYVPRRKGYANPITVFTNTDQIIAHLGRHIARQGRKHEPNQCDDTAWVYDIGENGDCAVDALICDNTAELVQAFRQWPTAKASFATKFVNPDLLGYDPRGRTRIRFSLMPTDDSRLLDLRTSPVDERIAAAGDFLDAGYEVHFNLSPVVLRPGWRVAWADLLRQLDEVLPARVKRQAAAEVIMLTHNQGLHQVNLAWHPRGEDLLWQPHLQQAKRSENGALNVRYRTHVKAQAVHDLRELIAAHAPWLRIRYAF, from the coding sequence ATGACCCCACCGTCTGCCGCGCCGGACGACCGCGGCGACGCGCTGTTCGGTCTTGAGTCCCTCGTCGCGCCGGGCAGCCCGTCCGCGCCGCGGGCGGCGGACGGCGCCTTCCGGACCAGCGACGCGGCCCGCCGTCTGCTGCCCGTACGGCAGATCTACGCCGAGCCTGCCGCGGCCGCGTCACCGCGCGGCCGGCAGATTCTCGACCGGTTTCCGCAGGCCCGTGTGATAGAGGTCGACTCGCACTGGGGCATCCCCGGACTCCACGGCAACGAGGGCAATGTACGGCGCTGGATCCGTGTCAAGGGCGAGACACTGATCCTCGGCGTGAAGAAAAGCCTGACCACCCGCCCCAACGGACGGTCCGCCGACTGGATCGCCCCGAGCCCGTCCAACGGTTGCGCGCTGGCCTGCTCCTACTGCTACGTTCCGCGCCGCAAGGGGTACGCCAACCCCATCACCGTCTTCACCAACACGGACCAGATCATCGCCCACCTGGGCCGCCACATCGCACGACAGGGCAGGAAACACGAACCCAACCAGTGCGACGACACGGCGTGGGTGTACGACATCGGGGAGAACGGCGACTGCGCGGTGGACGCCCTGATCTGTGACAACACGGCGGAGCTGGTGCAAGCGTTCCGCCAGTGGCCCACGGCCAAGGCATCCTTCGCCACCAAGTTCGTCAACCCGGACCTCCTGGGCTACGACCCGCGCGGTCGCACGCGCATCCGGTTCTCCCTCATGCCGACAGACGACTCGCGGCTCCTGGACCTGCGTACCTCTCCGGTCGACGAGCGGATCGCCGCTGCCGGGGACTTCCTGGACGCGGGCTACGAGGTGCACTTCAACCTCTCGCCCGTCGTACTGCGCCCCGGATGGCGCGTCGCGTGGGCCGACCTGCTGCGCCAACTGGACGAGGTGCTGCCGGCGCGGGTCAAACGCCAGGCGGCGGCCGAGGTGATCATGCTCACCCACAACCAGGGCCTGCACCAGGTCAATCTCGCCTGGCATCCCAGGGGCGAGGACCTCCTCTGGCAGCCGCACCTCCAGCAGGCCAAGCGCTCCGAGAACGGTGCGCTGAACGTCCGCTACCGCACCCATGTCAAGGCACAGGCCGTGCACGACCTGCGCGAGCTGATCGCGGCGCACGCGCCCTGGCTGCGGATCCGGTACGCGTTCTGA
- a CDS encoding SDR family oxidoreductase — protein sequence MVDNQFSTHAELFDLRGKRALVTGGTRGIGMMIARGLLQAGARVVISSRNAEACAQAQEHLSTFGEVRAFPADLSRHDECRRLSDLVTADSERLDILVNNAGAMWDGPLATFPDAAWDTVVDLNLKSPFWLVQALLPALRTAGTADDPARVINIGSIAAIHIPQRPNYSYSSSKAALHQLTRVLARELGPQHVTVNAVAPGPFPSAMMAATLDELGEEIAASAPLRRIGRADDMAGVAVFLASRAGAYLTGAVIPVDGGIATTA from the coding sequence GTGGTGGACAACCAATTCTCAACGCATGCAGAACTTTTCGATCTGCGTGGAAAGCGCGCACTCGTCACCGGTGGCACCCGAGGCATCGGAATGATGATCGCGCGTGGCCTTCTCCAGGCGGGCGCCCGCGTGGTCATCAGCTCGCGCAACGCCGAAGCGTGCGCTCAGGCACAGGAACACCTGTCCACGTTCGGGGAGGTACGGGCCTTCCCCGCCGACCTGTCCCGCCACGACGAGTGCCGGCGCCTGTCCGACCTTGTCACCGCCGACTCGGAGCGTCTCGACATCCTCGTCAACAACGCGGGCGCCATGTGGGACGGGCCTCTGGCGACGTTCCCGGACGCGGCCTGGGACACGGTCGTCGACCTCAACCTGAAGTCGCCGTTCTGGCTGGTCCAGGCGCTGCTGCCCGCACTTCGCACGGCCGGCACCGCCGACGATCCCGCGCGGGTCATCAACATCGGCAGTATCGCCGCCATCCACATCCCCCAGCGGCCCAACTACTCGTACTCCAGCAGCAAGGCCGCGCTGCATCAACTCACCAGAGTGCTCGCCAGGGAACTGGGACCACAGCACGTCACCGTGAACGCCGTGGCACCGGGACCGTTCCCGTCGGCGATGATGGCTGCGACCCTCGATGAGCTCGGCGAGGAGATCGCGGCGTCGGCCCCACTACGCCGGATCGGCCGCGCCGACGACATGGCGGGTGTCGCCGTGTTCCTCGCAAGCCGGGCCGGCGCCTACCTCACAGGCGCCGTCATCCCCGTCGACGGCGGTATCGCCACAACCGCCTAG
- a CDS encoding class I SAM-dependent methyltransferase, with product MTDEQEHERVRPSGVWATAVGVARVRALETERKNALFRDPLAQAFATAGGLGPGAVSSPPPGDEAARRRRLGVAFSIVIRTKFLDDLLRHAVASGIRQVVLLGAGMDSRAFRMNWPAGTRLFEVDTAEPLDFKASVLHQERAVARCERITVPVDLRADWPGALTAAGHDPAVPTVWIAEGLLIYLPEDAVEQLLARISARSAAGSRMGLTLGSRGVIERFGADAAPGSAASMWVSEMPDDPVGWLAGHDWEADSHTLRERAAAYGRPISTPPQREERPGGLISAVRR from the coding sequence GTGACTGATGAGCAGGAGCATGAGCGGGTGCGGCCGTCGGGAGTGTGGGCCACGGCGGTGGGGGTGGCCAGGGTGCGGGCGCTGGAGACCGAGCGAAAGAACGCGCTGTTCCGCGACCCGCTGGCACAGGCGTTCGCCACGGCCGGTGGTCTGGGCCCGGGTGCCGTCTCGTCGCCGCCGCCCGGGGACGAGGCCGCGCGACGCCGTCGGCTGGGCGTGGCGTTCTCCATCGTCATCAGGACGAAGTTCCTCGACGATCTGCTGCGGCATGCCGTCGCGTCCGGGATCCGGCAGGTCGTGCTGCTCGGCGCCGGGATGGACAGCCGGGCCTTCCGGATGAACTGGCCTGCGGGCACCCGGCTGTTCGAGGTCGACACCGCCGAACCGCTGGACTTCAAGGCTTCGGTGCTGCACCAGGAGCGGGCCGTCGCGCGCTGCGAGCGGATCACCGTCCCGGTGGATCTGCGTGCGGACTGGCCGGGCGCGCTGACCGCCGCGGGGCACGACCCGGCGGTGCCGACCGTGTGGATCGCCGAGGGGCTGCTGATCTATCTGCCCGAGGACGCGGTGGAGCAGTTGCTGGCCCGGATCAGCGCGCGGTCGGCGGCGGGCAGCCGGATGGGGCTGACCTTGGGCTCGCGCGGCGTGATCGAGCGCTTCGGCGCGGACGCCGCGCCGGGATCGGCGGCGTCCATGTGGGTCTCGGAGATGCCCGACGATCCGGTGGGCTGGCTGGCCGGGCACGACTGGGAGGCCGACAGCCACACCCTGCGCGAGCGCGCCGCCGCCTACGGCCGCCCCATCAGCACCCCGCCGCAGCGCGAGGAGCGCCCGGGTGGACTGATCTCGGCGGTCCGCCGGTAG
- a CDS encoding DUF2945 domain-containing protein produces MTRKRDPDEELEKGDHVTWRSHGSQAEGHVEKKITDRTPAAGRTVDASPDDPQYEVRSDKSGRTAVHKPSALKKKK; encoded by the coding sequence GTGACGAGGAAGCGCGATCCGGACGAGGAACTGGAGAAGGGTGATCACGTCACCTGGCGCAGTCACGGCAGCCAGGCGGAGGGGCATGTGGAGAAGAAGATCACCGATCGGACACCTGCCGCGGGCCGCACGGTGGACGCGTCGCCGGACGATCCGCAGTACGAGGTGCGCAGCGACAAGTCCGGCAGGACAGCCGTGCACAAGCCGTCCGCGCTGAAGAAGAAGAAGTGA
- a CDS encoding Asp23/Gls24 family envelope stress response protein produces MTSQYGGTVASDASSLKTTKATPATTAVSQGAPGVNEPADTRGKTSIADVVVVKIAGTAAREIPGIHDMGGGLSRTIGAVRDRVPGGRPNVGRGVKVEVGERQTAIDLDLVVEYGVSITDVAGDVRENVIAAVERITGLEVVEVNITVNDVHLPDDDNEVTPVETRVA; encoded by the coding sequence ATGACCTCGCAGTACGGCGGCACCGTGGCCTCCGATGCCTCCAGTCTGAAGACGACGAAGGCGACGCCGGCGACGACCGCGGTGAGCCAGGGCGCCCCCGGGGTGAACGAGCCGGCCGACACGCGCGGGAAGACCTCCATCGCTGATGTCGTCGTCGTCAAGATCGCGGGCACGGCGGCGCGGGAGATCCCCGGTATCCATGACATGGGCGGCGGCCTGTCACGCACCATCGGCGCCGTGCGGGACCGCGTTCCGGGCGGCAGGCCCAACGTGGGCCGTGGTGTGAAGGTGGAGGTCGGCGAGCGACAGACCGCCATCGACCTGGACCTGGTCGTCGAATACGGCGTGTCCATCACCGACGTGGCCGGTGACGTGCGGGAGAACGTGATCGCCGCGGTCGAGAGGATCACCGGCCTCGAGGTGGTCGAGGTCAACATCACGGTCAACGATGTCCACCTGCCCGACGACGACAACGAGGTCACCCCCGTCGAAACACGCGTCGCGTGA
- a CDS encoding sigma-70 family RNA polymerase sigma factor: protein MTGDRTPTGPPGPPDREAGLDDALLTVRAAEGDEDAFADLVRRHAPALVRLATRLLGSQVEAEDAVQEAFINAWRRLPEFRGQSSFGTWLYRIVTNRCLNVLRSRKPQAPLEAADEMAAPDYTVAPDRIAEGRAAVHELHRAMAGLSAEQRTCWVLREWDGRSYEFIAETVGITQQAVRARVFRARRHLTNALGAWR, encoded by the coding sequence GTGACGGGGGACCGCACACCGACCGGACCGCCGGGACCGCCGGACCGAGAGGCCGGGCTCGACGACGCGCTGCTGACCGTGCGCGCGGCGGAGGGCGACGAGGACGCCTTCGCCGACCTGGTGCGCCGCCACGCACCGGCGCTGGTCCGGCTGGCCACGCGGCTGCTGGGCAGTCAGGTGGAGGCGGAGGATGCCGTGCAGGAGGCATTCATCAACGCGTGGCGCAGGCTGCCCGAGTTCCGCGGGCAGTCCTCCTTCGGCACCTGGCTGTACCGGATCGTCACCAACCGGTGCCTGAACGTCCTGCGCTCCCGCAAGCCGCAAGCCCCTCTCGAGGCGGCCGACGAAATGGCCGCGCCCGACTACACCGTGGCACCGGACCGAATCGCCGAAGGCCGCGCCGCCGTGCACGAACTGCACCGGGCCATGGCCGGGCTGTCCGCCGAACAGCGCACCTGCTGGGTGCTGAGAGAATGGGACGGCCGCTCCTACGAATTCATCGCGGAGACCGTAGGCATCACCCAACAGGCCGTCCGTGCCCGCGTCTTCCGAGCCCGACGCCATCTGACCAACGCATTGGGGGCCTGGCGATGA
- a CDS encoding Asp23/Gls24 family envelope stress response protein: MTTRIHPPDSPPPGSDDERLPCGRFLSQVWSDWENGATDEHQRACRHCGHAVGELEDLERAVRRLRTDLDEAGGPSGFDAAALTRRVMDVVRLELRPGRPLPLGDPDEDMWITESVAARTLRAAADRVPGVRAGSCRIIPRDPSGTSQVDVNLDIQAPLSGPELPELADRVRRQVQEAADQHLGLDVVRVDIRVTDLTDAPGPASMERGDNE; encoded by the coding sequence ATGACCACTCGTATCCACCCGCCCGACTCTCCGCCACCCGGCTCCGACGACGAACGACTGCCCTGCGGTCGTTTCCTGTCGCAGGTATGGAGCGACTGGGAGAACGGTGCCACCGACGAACACCAGCGCGCCTGTCGGCACTGTGGCCATGCTGTCGGGGAGCTGGAGGACCTGGAGAGGGCCGTTCGCCGATTGCGGACCGACCTCGACGAGGCCGGCGGCCCTTCCGGTTTCGACGCGGCCGCGCTGACGCGGCGCGTCATGGACGTCGTGCGCCTTGAACTGCGGCCGGGGCGCCCGCTGCCGCTGGGCGACCCGGACGAGGACATGTGGATCACGGAGTCGGTCGCGGCCCGCACACTGCGCGCCGCCGCCGACCGCGTGCCCGGTGTACGTGCGGGCTCCTGCCGGATCATTCCCCGCGACCCCTCCGGCACTAGCCAGGTCGATGTGAACCTCGACATCCAGGCACCCCTGTCCGGCCCTGAACTGCCAGAGCTGGCCGACCGGGTCCGTCGGCAGGTGCAAGAGGCCGCCGACCAGCACCTCGGTCTGGACGTCGTCAGGGTCGACATCCGCGTCACCGATCTCACCGACGCACCGGGACCGGCCAGCATGGAGAGGGGCGACAACGAATGA